One Azoarcus sp. DN11 DNA segment encodes these proteins:
- a CDS encoding cobyric acid synthase → MPQAITLMVQGTTSDAGKSTLVAGLARMLARRGVRVAPFKPQNMALNSAVTTDGGEIGRAQALQALAAGLQPHTDFNPVLLKPSTDVGAQVVIHGKVAANLSARDYHAYKPTAMKAVMQSWDRLTSAYDCVLVEGAGSPAEINLRDRDIANMGFAEAADVPVILVADIDRGGVFAHLVGTLELLSPSEQARVKGFVINRFRGDIGLLQSGLDWLEERTGRPVLGVLPYLHGLFLDAEDALGEARVDKGEARLRAVAPVYPRISNHTDLDALRLHPQVDFRWVGPGQAIPPADLIVLPGSKSVQADLAWLRAQGWEAAIKRHLRYGGKVVGVCGGFQMLGTALADPQGLEGAPSTVAGLGLLDMETVLEAEKQLENRRGELCLPGVAAVTGYEIHMGVSRGAALERPALHFADGRPDGALSADGQILGTYLHGLFDSPAALSALLAWAGAGEVEVVDLAARREADLDRLADSVDQNLDLSTVFPAAWVA, encoded by the coding sequence ATGCCGCAAGCAATCACCCTGATGGTGCAGGGAACGACCTCCGACGCGGGCAAGAGCACGCTGGTCGCGGGACTCGCGCGCATGCTGGCGCGGCGTGGCGTGCGCGTGGCGCCGTTCAAGCCGCAGAACATGGCGCTCAATTCCGCGGTGACGACCGATGGCGGCGAGATCGGCCGTGCGCAGGCGCTGCAGGCGCTGGCCGCCGGGCTGCAGCCGCACACCGACTTCAATCCCGTGCTGCTCAAGCCGTCCACGGACGTTGGCGCGCAGGTCGTCATCCACGGCAAGGTCGCCGCCAACCTCTCCGCTCGTGACTACCACGCCTACAAGCCGACCGCGATGAAGGCGGTGATGCAGTCCTGGGATCGCCTCACCAGCGCCTATGACTGCGTGCTCGTCGAGGGCGCCGGCAGTCCCGCGGAGATCAACCTGCGCGATCGCGACATCGCCAACATGGGCTTCGCCGAAGCGGCCGACGTGCCGGTGATCCTCGTCGCCGACATCGACCGCGGCGGCGTGTTCGCGCATCTCGTCGGCACGCTGGAACTGCTGTCGCCGTCCGAGCAGGCGCGCGTGAAAGGTTTCGTCATCAACCGCTTCCGCGGCGACATCGGCCTGCTGCAGTCCGGCCTCGACTGGCTGGAGGAACGCACCGGCCGGCCGGTGCTAGGCGTGCTGCCCTACCTGCACGGCCTCTTCCTCGACGCCGAGGACGCGCTCGGCGAGGCCCGTGTCGACAAGGGAGAGGCGCGCCTGCGCGCGGTCGCGCCGGTCTATCCGCGCATCTCCAATCACACCGACCTCGACGCGCTGCGCCTGCACCCGCAGGTCGATTTCCGCTGGGTCGGCCCGGGGCAGGCGATCCCGCCCGCCGACCTGATCGTGCTCCCCGGCTCCAAGAGCGTGCAGGCCGACCTCGCCTGGCTGCGCGCGCAGGGCTGGGAGGCCGCGATCAAGCGTCATCTGCGCTACGGCGGCAAGGTGGTGGGGGTCTGTGGCGGCTTCCAGATGCTCGGCACCGCGCTCGCGGACCCGCAGGGGCTGGAAGGGGCGCCGAGCACCGTCGCGGGGTTGGGGCTGCTCGACATGGAAACCGTCCTCGAGGCCGAAAAGCAGCTCGAGAACCGTCGTGGCGAGCTATGCCTGCCCGGCGTGGCCGCGGTCACGGGCTACGAGATCCACATGGGCGTGAGCCGCGGCGCGGCGCTCGAGCGCCCCGCGCTGCACTTCGCCGATGGCCGGCCCGACGGCGCGCTATCGGCCGACGGACAGATTCTCGGCACCTACCTGCACGGCCTGTTCGACAGCCCCGCCGCGCTGTCTGCGCTGCTCGCGTGGGCCGGCGCGGGGGAAGTCGAGGTGGTCGACCTCGCGGCGCGGCGCGAAGCCGATCTCGATCGGCTGGCGGACAGCGTCGATCAGAACCTCGACCTCTCTACGGTGTTTCCGGCGGCGTGGGTTGCGTGA
- the cobD gene encoding threonine-phosphate decarboxylase CobD, producing MLEHGGRLRRAAQQYGIPLADWLDLSTGINPHAWPVPPVPAAAWHRLPEDDDGLENAAAAYYGTDQLLPVAGSQPAIQALPALVPGERVTVLAPTYAEHPHAWRGRTLRALAADAVDAAIDDTDVLLLVHPNNPSGAHFAREKLLEWHARLAARGGWLVVDEAFIDAAPAESLATAAGRPNLVVLRSLGKFFGLAGARVGFVLAPAALRARLADLLGPWTLSGPARHVARAALTDRTWQDAMRARLEGEAARLAALLRHGGLGEPAGPALFQWLRHADAPAVQDHLARAGILVRRFDAPASLRFGLPPDEAGWERLAAALDALRPRA from the coding sequence ATGCTTGAGCACGGCGGACGCCTGCGCCGCGCGGCGCAGCAATACGGTATCCCGCTCGCCGACTGGCTGGACCTGTCGACGGGGATCAACCCGCACGCATGGCCCGTCCCGCCCGTTCCGGCCGCCGCGTGGCACCGCCTGCCCGAGGACGATGACGGACTGGAGAACGCCGCCGCGGCCTACTACGGCACCGACCAGCTGCTGCCGGTCGCCGGCTCACAACCGGCGATCCAGGCCCTGCCGGCGCTGGTCCCGGGCGAGCGCGTGACCGTGCTCGCGCCGACCTACGCCGAGCATCCGCACGCCTGGCGCGGCCGCACGCTGCGCGCGCTCGCGGCCGACGCCGTCGATGCGGCGATCGACGACACCGATGTGCTGCTCCTCGTGCATCCCAACAACCCGTCCGGGGCACACTTTGCGCGCGAGAAACTGCTCGAATGGCACGCACGCCTCGCGGCCCGCGGCGGCTGGCTGGTGGTCGACGAAGCCTTCATCGACGCGGCACCGGCCGAGAGTCTCGCAACCGCTGCCGGGCGGCCGAACCTCGTCGTGCTGCGCTCGCTCGGCAAGTTCTTCGGCCTCGCAGGCGCGCGCGTCGGTTTCGTGCTCGCCCCGGCGGCGCTGCGCGCACGCCTCGCCGACCTCCTCGGTCCATGGACACTCAGCGGCCCGGCCCGCCACGTCGCGCGTGCGGCGCTCACCGACCGCACGTGGCAGGACGCGATGCGCGCCCGCCTGGAAGGCGAAGCGGCACGCCTCGCCGCCCTGCTGCGCCACGGCGGCCTCGGCGAACCCGCCGGGCCGGCGCTGTTCCAGTGGCTGCGGCATGCGGACGCACCGGCCGTGCAGGACCATCTCGCGCGCGCCGGCATCCTCGTGCGCCGTTTCGACGCACCGGCCAGCCTGCGCTTCGGCCTGCCGCCCGACGAAGCCGGCTGGGAGCGCCTCGCCGCCGCACTCGACGCCTTGCGCCCGCGCGCCTGA
- the cbiB gene encoding adenosylcobinamide-phosphate synthase CbiB, translating to MISLFIKLLAGIALDRLLGEPRRWHPLVGFGRWAGWLEARLRPLSPTRAGGLLAWLLALGPWLALALWLRARHPAAHWVVDIGLLYFALGARSLAQHAEAIAAPLAAGDLDAARERVGWIVSRDTRALDAAGVAKAGTESVLENGNDAVFGALFWFCIAGGAGALVFRLANTLDAMWGYRTERFIRFGWAAARLDDVLNWLPARLTALTYALLGRSRDALACWRAQAPAWDSPNAGPVMAAGAGALGVRLGGAAIYHGREEQRPPLGCGNAPDAASVRAAVRLLERGMLLWLGVVAAGALLAGIA from the coding sequence ATGATTTCCCTGTTCATCAAGCTCCTCGCCGGCATCGCCCTCGACCGTCTGCTCGGCGAACCACGCCGCTGGCATCCGCTGGTCGGCTTCGGCCGTTGGGCCGGCTGGCTCGAAGCGCGCCTGCGCCCGCTGTCGCCGACCCGCGCGGGCGGGCTGCTGGCGTGGCTGCTGGCGCTCGGGCCGTGGCTCGCGCTGGCGCTGTGGCTGCGCGCCCGCCATCCCGCCGCACACTGGGTCGTCGACATCGGCCTGCTCTACTTCGCGCTCGGCGCGCGCAGCCTTGCGCAGCACGCCGAAGCGATCGCGGCGCCACTCGCGGCCGGCGACCTCGACGCGGCACGCGAGCGCGTCGGCTGGATCGTCAGCCGCGACACGCGCGCGCTCGACGCGGCCGGCGTCGCGAAGGCCGGCACCGAGTCGGTGCTCGAGAACGGCAACGATGCGGTCTTCGGCGCGCTGTTCTGGTTCTGCATCGCGGGCGGTGCCGGCGCGCTGGTGTTCCGCCTCGCCAACACGCTCGACGCGATGTGGGGCTACCGCACCGAACGCTTCATCCGCTTCGGCTGGGCGGCGGCACGCCTCGACGACGTCCTCAACTGGCTGCCGGCGCGGCTCACCGCGCTCACCTACGCGCTGCTCGGCCGCAGCCGCGACGCGCTGGCGTGCTGGCGTGCGCAGGCCCCGGCCTGGGACAGCCCCAACGCCGGGCCGGTGATGGCGGCGGGCGCGGGTGCGCTCGGCGTCCGCCTCGGCGGTGCAGCGATCTATCACGGGCGCGAGGAACAGCGCCCGCCGCTCGGCTGCGGCAACGCGCCCGATGCCGCGAGCGTGCGCGCGGCGGTGCGCTTGCTGGAACGCGGCATGTTGCTGTGGCTGGGCGTCGTGGCCGCCGGCGCGCTGCTCGCAGGCATCGCATGA
- a CDS encoding TIGR01212 family radical SAM protein (This family includes YhcC from E. coli K-12, an uncharacterized radical SAM protein.) — translation MQLDHHVNTIGRHLRARFGERVHKLPLHANFTCPNRDGTLGRGGCTFCNVRAFSDEAEAPIAQQLDAGRLRTDRARRYLAYFQAYTSTYAEVETLRRLYEEALAGADIVGLCVGTRPDCVPDAALDLLAGYRERGYEVWLELGLQSAFDDTLARVNRGHGFAAYADAVARARTRGIPVCTHLIVGLPGEAPERSLDTLKRVLESGVAGLKLHPLMIVKGSRLAAAWRRGEIAPPDAARYADVAAEMIRRTPATVVYHRVSATANAPTLLAPAWCASRFEGIHAIARRLAATGPQGSLTAQPLGPPPLSSREHRAPA, via the coding sequence ATGCAGCTCGACCACCACGTCAACACGATCGGGCGCCACCTGCGCGCACGCTTCGGCGAGCGCGTGCACAAGCTGCCGCTGCACGCGAATTTCACCTGCCCCAACCGCGACGGCACGCTCGGACGCGGGGGCTGCACCTTCTGCAACGTGCGCGCGTTCAGCGACGAAGCCGAAGCGCCGATCGCGCAGCAGCTCGACGCCGGGCGCCTGCGCACCGACCGCGCGCGCCGCTACCTCGCCTACTTTCAGGCCTACACCAGCACTTACGCGGAAGTGGAGACGCTGCGGCGGCTGTACGAAGAGGCGCTCGCGGGCGCCGACATCGTCGGACTGTGCGTCGGCACGCGCCCCGACTGCGTGCCCGACGCCGCGCTGGACCTCCTGGCCGGCTACCGCGAGCGCGGCTACGAAGTGTGGCTGGAACTGGGCCTGCAGAGCGCTTTCGACGACACGCTCGCGCGTGTCAATCGCGGTCACGGCTTCGCCGCCTACGCCGACGCGGTGGCGCGCGCCCGCACCCGCGGGATTCCCGTGTGCACGCATCTCATCGTCGGCCTGCCCGGCGAAGCGCCCGAGCGCAGCCTCGACACGCTCAAGCGCGTGCTCGAATCCGGCGTCGCGGGGCTGAAGCTGCATCCGCTGATGATCGTCAAGGGCAGCCGGCTCGCCGCCGCATGGCGCCGCGGCGAGATCGCGCCGCCGGACGCCGCCCGCTACGCCGACGTCGCCGCCGAGATGATCCGCCGCACGCCGGCAACCGTCGTGTACCACCGCGTCTCGGCCACCGCCAACGCACCGACCCTGCTCGCGCCGGCGTGGTGCGCATCACGCTTCGAAGGCATCCACGCGATCGCCCGCCGGCTTGCCGCGACCGGCCCGCAGGGCAGCCTCACGGCACAGCCGCTAGGGCCCCCGCCCCTTTCTTCCCGCGA